A stretch of the Chitinivibrionales bacterium genome encodes the following:
- a CDS encoding protein kinase, which produces MDHNDSKIQIRKDVIPSGMRRSGGMPDGAEQIPLGSGIVTSLLGKGGMANVYEIWNSQLEVHHAVKLINPNCSKDSLERFQTEIKITAKLHHPNITEIYAVGKWDDLPYIEMEKLDGVSLDALICQRGALPVPVCTAIGIMVGRALKYAHNQEYVIYGKTYHGIVHRDLKPGNIMVCKDGVVKLMDFGIARPTEASFHTFDGSVIGTLQYLSPEQLNGEELDIRTDIYSLGTTLYEALTGKQAFPEKNVHKLVVDKSANKFVPLKEYALSVPPRLAKLIHKSMLYERSKRIADAGVFLAELDKIHRSVTSAFPEEVVQRYLNSPEEGKTVIPTRNMLPIRITVACLCIILAGFSFFKLVRYYLSEWKEQTAVLDPKQPPVIQEPVKSAPPPEVIAEQPEQKNVTGRRKVHQAETSPKKVSSKTEPASRKAEPERAPPKKTMSPIEKLQIRYADTELIDIMALELKNGNYSSAVTIYDHLSPGVQASQQALLYMLRALNKTGDRVRLAEFIDKTELNDAEFYLAAARLSYERKNIVKTKTLLEKSLKSPRLLMDYNKLKQEVSYYRALCSTYLFDKNPSEENWKAAIGEWHQVMSLLRSEPQHKYYQKAESERKRIGAKFRSRQG; this is translated from the coding sequence ATGGATCACAATGACAGTAAAATACAAATCCGGAAAGACGTAATTCCTTCGGGGATGCGTCGTAGTGGGGGTATGCCCGACGGCGCGGAACAGATTCCCCTGGGCTCGGGAATAGTAACGTCCCTTCTTGGTAAAGGCGGGATGGCCAATGTTTATGAGATATGGAATTCGCAGCTCGAGGTGCATCATGCAGTCAAGCTGATCAATCCGAATTGCAGCAAGGATTCTCTGGAGCGTTTCCAGACCGAGATCAAGATAACTGCAAAGCTGCACCATCCGAATATCACCGAAATTTATGCTGTAGGTAAATGGGACGATCTGCCCTATATCGAGATGGAGAAGCTTGACGGGGTCAGTCTGGACGCTCTTATTTGTCAGCGTGGTGCGCTGCCGGTACCGGTCTGTACCGCAATAGGGATCATGGTCGGTCGTGCACTCAAATATGCACATAATCAGGAGTATGTGATCTACGGCAAAACCTATCACGGCATTGTTCATCGTGATCTCAAACCGGGAAATATCATGGTCTGCAAGGATGGGGTTGTCAAACTCATGGATTTCGGCATTGCCCGGCCAACCGAAGCTTCGTTTCATACCTTTGACGGTTCGGTAATCGGAACGCTTCAATATCTCTCTCCCGAGCAGCTTAACGGCGAAGAGCTGGATATACGGACTGATATTTATTCGCTGGGCACAACACTGTACGAGGCATTGACCGGCAAGCAGGCTTTTCCGGAAAAAAATGTGCATAAACTCGTGGTAGACAAAAGTGCAAACAAGTTTGTCCCTTTAAAGGAGTATGCCCTTTCGGTTCCCCCCCGTCTCGCAAAGCTGATTCATAAATCCATGCTCTACGAACGTTCAAAGCGTATCGCTGATGCCGGTGTATTTCTTGCAGAACTGGACAAGATTCACCGGAGTGTTACCTCTGCTTTTCCCGAAGAAGTTGTGCAACGATATCTGAATAGTCCGGAGGAGGGCAAAACGGTAATTCCGACCCGCAACATGCTTCCCATACGTATTACCGTGGCATGCCTCTGTATCATTCTTGCGGGGTTTTCTTTTTTCAAACTCGTACGGTACTATCTGAGTGAATGGAAAGAGCAGACTGCTGTTCTCGACCCAAAGCAACCACCGGTTATTCAGGAACCGGTCAAGTCCGCTCCACCGCCGGAGGTTATTGCTGAACAACCTGAGCAGAAGAACGTTACCGGTCGGAGAAAAGTACATCAGGCTGAAACTTCCCCCAAAAAGGTTTCTTCGAAGACAGAACCGGCGTCACGGAAAGCCGAACCGGAACGGGCTCCACCCAAAAAGACAATGAGTCCTATCGAAAAACTTCAAATCCGTTACGCTGATACCGAACTCATAGATATTATGGCCTTGGAGCTGAAAAACGGCAATTATTCGAGCGCTGTTACAATATACGATCATCTTTCGCCCGGTGTACAGGCCTCCCAACAGGCCCTTCTCTACATGCTTCGTGCCTTGAATAAAACGGGAGACAGGGTACGTCTTGCAGAATTTATCGATAAGACGGAACTTAATGATGCAGAATTTTATCTGGCCGCGGCCCGCCTTTCCTATGAGCGAAAAAATATCGTGAAAACCAAAACGCTGCTTGAAAAAAGCTTGAAATCACCCCGTCTTCTAATGGATTATAATAAATTAAAACAAGAAGTGAGCTACTACCGGGCCTTGTGCTCGACGTATCTGTTCGACAAAAACCCCTCCGAAGAAAACTGGAAAGCCGCAATAGGTGAATGGCATCAGGTCATGAGTCTTCTACGGAGCGAACCGCAGCATAAATATTATCAAAAGGCCGAATCGGAGAGGAAGCGTATCGGTGCAAAATTCAGGTCCCGTCAAGGGTAA
- the tag gene encoding DNA-3-methyladenine glycosylase I produces the protein MLREIRLTLKSPPEGTLFLPKHSSPKINRCSWAGDDPVYIDYHDNEWGIPVHDDKKLFEMLILEGFQAGLSWITILKRRENFRTAFDNWDWNKIARYDTKDFDRLMNDAGIIRNRLKIKSAINNAQRFIEVRKEFGTFDRYMWQFTNYTTSRPPKPWKSWEEIPARTKESDAMSKDLKKRGFTFVGSIICYAHMQAVGMVDDHIESCFKCKKWSSRSS, from the coding sequence ATGCTCCGGGAGATCCGCTTAACTTTAAAATCACCACCGGAAGGGACCTTGTTCTTGCCGAAGCACTCCTCGCCCAAAATAAATAGATGCTCCTGGGCCGGCGATGATCCGGTCTATATCGATTATCATGATAATGAGTGGGGAATTCCTGTTCACGATGATAAAAAGCTCTTTGAAATGCTGATTCTCGAAGGCTTTCAGGCCGGACTGAGCTGGATAACAATCCTGAAACGCCGCGAAAACTTCCGCACAGCATTCGATAACTGGGACTGGAACAAAATCGCCCGGTACGATACAAAAGATTTCGACCGCCTGATGAACGACGCCGGCATTATCCGCAACCGGCTCAAGATAAAATCCGCAATCAACAACGCTCAACGATTTATCGAAGTACGCAAAGAATTCGGGACCTTCGACCGGTACATGTGGCAATTCACCAATTACACAACAAGCAGGCCCCCAAAGCCCTGGAAATCCTGGGAAGAAATTCCGGCGCGCACAAAGGAATCGGATGCCATGAGCAAGGATCTGAAAAAAAGAGGCTTTACCTTTGTCGGCTCGATAATCTGTTATGCCCACATGCAGGCGGTCGGTATGGTCGATGACCATATAGAAAGCTGCTTTAAATGCAAAAAGTGGTCATCCCGATCGTCATAA
- the ispD gene encoding 2-C-methyl-D-erythritol 4-phosphate cytidylyltransferase — translation MNRISAVIVAAGEGKRLGHDLPKAFVPLGGMPLFAHSLRAFDSFAGIEELLLVVAPEMTGVTLEALGSLGLTKEVTIVAGGEQRWQSAENGVRACNPDSDWILIHDAARPFVTKEVVASLLEKRSDFRCAVTATPETDTVRKVDGDRCLETVDRSSLIRVGTPQLFHQPTLLRAFNQAKNLDSYPTDEAMLMEHIGVPVGYAPGDPLNFKITTGRDLVLAEALLAQNK, via the coding sequence ATGAATAGAATCAGCGCTGTTATTGTCGCTGCCGGTGAAGGGAAACGGTTGGGTCACGATTTGCCCAAAGCGTTTGTTCCGCTTGGCGGCATGCCGCTCTTTGCCCATTCGCTTCGGGCGTTCGATTCGTTTGCCGGTATTGAAGAGCTTCTTCTGGTGGTGGCTCCCGAGATGACCGGGGTGACACTGGAAGCTTTGGGTTCGCTGGGCCTGACAAAAGAGGTGACGATCGTTGCCGGCGGCGAGCAGCGGTGGCAGTCCGCCGAAAATGGTGTCAGGGCGTGCAACCCCGATTCCGACTGGATACTGATCCACGATGCAGCCAGGCCCTTTGTAACAAAGGAGGTTGTTGCTTCCCTGCTTGAAAAACGGAGTGATTTCAGATGCGCCGTCACCGCCACCCCCGAAACCGACACGGTCCGCAAAGTTGACGGTGACCGGTGTCTGGAAACGGTCGACCGCTCATCACTCATACGGGTCGGCACACCGCAGCTCTTTCATCAACCGACTTTGCTCCGGGCATTCAATCAGGCCAAAAATCTCGACTCCTACCCTACCGATGAAGCCATGCTGATGGAGCATATCGGCGTCCCGGTGGGATATGCTCCGGGAGATCCGCTTAACTTTAAAATCACCACCGGAAGGGACCTTGTTCTTGCCGAAGCACTCCTCGCCCAAAATAAATAG
- a CDS encoding aldo/keto reductase — translation MKYRTLGKTGLKVSVVGLGAWQFGGEWGKQFSTKDADAIIKVAGDNGINLIDTAECYGDHLSEELVGHAVEGNREKWIIATKFGHKFHSHMNRTRHWSPDEIEQQLHESLKALHTDYIDIYQFHSALNEEFEQPALWERLWKFVESGKVRHIGMSINPANEYQAQSSPKARAEMLQILYNRLDRIAEEKTFPWAQKFNLGVLARVPLASGYLSGKYKPGDTFASNDVRSGHDIKAVEDKLRLVQQIKNEEVPQGVDMASWALAWCLKHPAVTTVIPGCKSPEQVRSNAAAAAFATDDHPQAINE, via the coding sequence ATGAAATACCGCACACTGGGAAAAACCGGATTGAAAGTTTCCGTTGTCGGCCTGGGCGCCTGGCAGTTCGGGGGAGAGTGGGGAAAGCAGTTCTCCACGAAAGATGCTGATGCAATTATCAAAGTTGCAGGCGATAATGGAATCAACCTGATCGATACCGCCGAGTGCTATGGCGACCACCTGTCCGAAGAGCTTGTTGGTCATGCAGTCGAAGGTAACCGGGAAAAGTGGATTATCGCCACAAAATTCGGCCATAAATTCCATTCCCATATGAACCGGACCCGTCACTGGTCCCCCGATGAAATCGAGCAGCAGCTTCATGAATCACTGAAAGCGCTTCATACCGATTACATTGATATATACCAGTTTCATTCCGCGCTCAATGAAGAGTTCGAGCAGCCAGCGCTCTGGGAACGGTTGTGGAAATTTGTCGAATCCGGCAAAGTACGGCATATCGGCATGTCCATCAATCCGGCAAATGAGTATCAGGCTCAGTCTTCGCCCAAAGCCCGTGCAGAAATGCTCCAGATTCTCTATAATCGTCTCGACCGGATCGCCGAAGAAAAAACGTTTCCCTGGGCGCAAAAATTCAATCTCGGTGTACTGGCACGGGTTCCACTGGCAAGCGGATACCTGTCGGGCAAGTACAAGCCGGGTGATACGTTTGCATCCAACGATGTGCGAAGCGGTCACGATATAAAAGCGGTCGAAGATAAACTTCGCCTGGTGCAGCAAATTAAAAACGAAGAAGTTCCACAGGGAGTCGATATGGCCTCCTGGGCACTTGCCTGGTGTTTGAAACATCCGGCGGTAACAACTGTCATTCCCGGCTGTAAAAGCCCGGAGCAGGTGCGTTCCAATGCCGCGGCGGCTGCGTTTGCGACCGACGATCATCCTCAAGCAATCAACGAATAG